The Coffea arabica cultivar ET-39 chromosome 6e, Coffea Arabica ET-39 HiFi, whole genome shotgun sequence genome contains the following window.
ttttttctttaatttcttttttctttttaaaagaaTGTGTGTGATATAATTCCCAAGGAGGAAAAAAGTCCATAGTTGTTGGAATGGGTAAATACAGATAAAACCTTAGAGACCAAAAAGCAAGTCCAATTTTTTGGTGGTACTGATCATTCAACGAAAAGAGAAAACGGCATGCCACAGATTTAATGCTGCAGCAAATTAAAGTGAGCTTGAAAATAGATCAGCATGTAATAAGTTGCAAGGAGGCCTTAGTCTAATGGCTAAGGGTTGAGATCTCGGGTCCTAGAGATTCTAGGTTCAAATCCCCTTTCCCCCTCCCCACTTCTTAAATCCCACCCCTCCcatgctggaaaattttttttttcattgtaaTAAGTTGCAAAATTACTCACAGGTAACGCATGAAGTGTGAAAAGCGCATGACCAAGAAATATGGCATCCAGACTTGTAGGCCTACATTAGAGAAGAAACTTAAGATCTCAAATGAAAACGAATATCAGATAGTAAACAGCAAGAGAATTTATTATATCTGACAAATTCCAGATCAACAAAAGATAAAACTATGTGATCTTAAGAAATTACCTGTTCTCAAAGAAAAAAGATTGTTCACCTAACCTAGTTGACAAAGCATTATAAGCAGTCGCAGCTCTCCTATAGATCTGGCCAGGGAAAAAATCACAATAAACTTCTAATTTTGAACAAGTTTAAATATCGGATTCTAGCATTGTTGAatccaacaaaagaaaaaagggaaagtcATTCACCTCCTCTTCCCTTCTCTCAGCATTCCCTTTAGTTATTCCGAGTAGTTGTTTCACCATATGAATTTGCTTAAAGTATAAACACTTTCCTATAGGCCACGGGAGATCAGAATAATATATCTTCTGTGCTGAACTTCCATCAGACCCGACCCAAAGCTCATACATGACAGCTTCAGCAAGCCATGATTCCACCATTGCTTTTGTTGATACCCATTCAGGGATACCAGAGACATCGGAGTCCAAATCAACAGTTTGCTCATCCTTTAAACTCTGGATAACTCCACCTTTTTCATTGTTATAGACCACGTGACTACCGAATTCAACGTAAGGTATTTGATCTGCAAATATTAACCAACTTACCATGTTGTAATAGCCATAGAAATATCAGGATTTGTTCACAAAAGCTATTACAAAAGAAGATAAACCAACTCAAGCTGAAACAATACACCAACAAATGAAGGTAACTTATATTCTCCTCAAGCTAACCCTTCCTTCCCCTCATTTTTCCAGAATACCTTCATGCCTATTCTGGGCTTTCCCTAATTGCATAGGAAAAGACAGATGATGAGGACACAAATGATAAATAAATGTGTTAAATGTCTACTACAAATAAGACCAGGCAGAAGCCATCAAATCCTCTGTTTTCTAAATTATGCTTCACATTCCAAATTATGCTTCATATAAGGCCAATCCAAGGTTGACCAACAGCAGATGTTTTCAGACATGTAAACCCAGTTTTTACATATCTAAAGAGGTTTCCTACTAAAAATGCATCAAAACAATATCAGAACTATTCAAAACCCCCGACTTGAACGACAAAATTCAGCACAATTATCCCATCACAACCACGAACTCTACTAAACGGAACCCATTCGATATGGGGGAAAAAACTGCCGCAGACAAAAAGTGCATATTGGGAAAACAGAATACTTTAATCAATTGCAAGCCACCACCAAAAACGCAATTTAccaaaacatacaaatacactAAGCAATGTACTTATCAACATTGAGTAGCACCTTATTCTTAGAATGTACCACCAAGGCCACCAACTAATGAAAAATTACAAGAAAAGCATGAAACTTGCAGCTATCCaacaaaattacaaaatcaacTAATACCTTATGCTGCAAAAGTTGTACGTTGCCTCCCAAAAAAATTCTACACACCCAATCTAACTctaataagaaggaaaaaaaaccaGAAACCCAGAAACCAACCGTAAAAAGGGGCAAAAAGCTACAACAAACAGCTAACTTTCACCAAAATATACAATCTATCGTAGAAAATCACCTGCCTCTATTGAGTAGCACCTTAGGCTTAAAATCTCGCTCCTAATACCACAAACTAAATTCAACTAAATAGCACATTTATCAGCACAATACCGAGAAGAACAAAACTTGCAGCTATTACATAATAAGACAACCACAAAAGCAGTACTTTAAGCAATAAAAGTGGTACTTTTAGAccaataaagaaaatatttatCAATTCAGATAGATACAGTACCAGAATCAGGATAGATGAGATTGTATTCAACATCAAAAGGGAGTTGAGCGAATCTGAGATAAATATAAACGGGTAAACAAGTCGGGCATGCGGTGGGTAGTCCGAAACAGGGCTTCCGTGTCACTAGCGTTAGCTTTTCTCCGTTCTTCACTTCTTCCATTGTCAATTAGAACTAGGACGCAATAGATATATTTACAGAAAGCAAGAAAGAGGGATTGAATTGAGTTTTGAATTTGGAGGAGAAAGAAGGCGGAAGGAGATGGCTGACTGTAAAACCCTAGGGGTTTTGCTGGAGCCACCGGTGACTGTGAGTAAATGTAGGCCTGCCCGGCCCAGATTCGCTAATTTTTTCCAAATATGAGTTTAAATATAATTTCGTTTACCTGACTCGAATCGGGATTcgttttttctaataaaaaagcAGGTCAAATATGAAATATTGAATTCTAACTCGTATTTGACTCAAACTatttaaataaattaataattataaaatatatatataattattaatacaataatacttattattataataatatatactTATTATTAtacaataatattataataatatatacacttactaatacaataagagtaaattttatatatactgtcaATGTATACAGAATCACGGTTGGAAGGGTGACACATgagcaaattttaaatttcaaattttatacatgtgtcatatatctaatggtaataatgtatacactaatagtgtatataagattaatccatACAATAATACTTattatataataaattaataattatcaaatatatatacttattATAAAATTCGATTCATATACGACCCATCTTGTATCCAGGACCCATACAGTCCGGATTTGGAAGATCAAGTGTAAGACCTGTTGGGTATACGGTTGAATCCGAAACATGTCTATTAAAACTAGTTTAGGTCTGAAATGTTCAATTTCGATTCGTACCCAACCCATTAATAAGTCTAGGTAAATGAGTGGGGAAGATTTTGGAACAGGTTGGAGACTTTAAAAGAGCGGTGATGATATGagaattcattcaataaaaaaataataaggaAAAAGAAGCCCAAATTCAAAAGTTTCACAAATATAACTTTGTTTTGATTATTGTTTGACCAAATTACCTAGGGTTAAATATTGTACACAAAAGCCCCAAATTTGGTTTAGCCAAAATTCAGGAAAGTCTCAATAGGTCAGTACAAGTTGGTTCAATTGGTAAGAACCGGTCACTTCTTCACAAAAGGTCTTGTGTTCAAATTCTATTGTCGATGTGAGAGTTGTATTGGTGAACAATTAGTAAGAAGGTCCGTAGATGACCGATGGTTTCGGAGAGATACCCTGACTCGTGGTGGTGATTGGAATTGACCCCACCCAAACTATTTCCtaccaaagaaaaagggaaagccCCAGCAATTCAAAAACCCTCCAAAGAACCCCTAAGACTAAATTAAAATATATGAAAAGCACCCAAATTATCAAATAAAGGTAGAAATATCTATTATGTTGCAGTGCCGCTCCTTatgtttttatttcttgtttgttttatttctattttttattttttttaggccaaaaaataatattttattgatAATAAGGAAACACAACATACATATAATGAGAAAATCTCAAAACTAAACAAAACTAGCCAAAAACTAATAACCAATGAACATTATACAAGTCACTGATATAATGGGTTTATCAAAAGTTTGGCAGGTTAACACAAGATTTCTAAAACTACTTGTAAGTTTAACAAAAACTTTGTAGGTCAaagcaaaatttataaaatttgccTTATTCATGAACCGGCAGTGGGAGTGGATTGGGCCGCATAGTCGCAAGCTATCATTGTTGGTGGCAAAATTTAGGGAAATTTGCACCTGAAAACTACCAATTTGTTGGATAGATCATAACTTTCATGTCtaatttagcaaaaaaaaactacaaattTGCACAACTTTTTTGTTATTTCCCTTGCATCCACACACTGACCAAGTGTTCTGGACACAATCACCCTAggctaaaattaaaatttgccATAAAtattagagtaaatcttatatacactgtcagtgtatacactatcatggtTGAATGAATGACACATGGGCAAAATTTTGattccaaattcaaattttgcacatgTGTCATATATCTAACGGTGTTTGTATATacattgatagtgtatataagattaatcctaAATATTAAAGATAGAAAATGACTATTGAATGGATTAGTCAAACATTTTCAACAGTCATTATCATCCTCTTGAATGGATTAGCCAATTTCTAACCTTGTAACTAGGGATGCTgttgagtcgagctcgagctcgagcttgagctcgaaCACGCCCCTGACTCCAACTTGAACTCTCACTGTAGCTGTaaaaaactcgagctcgacttgtATAATATTCGAGCTCGAGTACTCAACTTGAGTTCGAAAAATGAGCTCGAAAACCTGTGTTATCCAGATCATAATTCAGCAAAAACTGAGTGCGAAAAACATGTGCTTTCCTTCAGCAAAATAGCAactcatattaaaacatgcattttgtttcatttcaacACGAATGCCAACCATGTGATTCTAGCACTTTAAAATCCACAATGACTAGTTAACATGATAGTTTTTCAATAGCCAAAATAGCCATGCAAGCAAAAGAATTAGAGAACTTGATCTTAATAGAATTTAGGCATAACACGCTGAATGTACAGATTTGAGATCAAGTTCTCTATACAACATTCTATCAAAATAACTCATGTATAGATTTTAGTCAAATACAAGTTGGCAGCAGCTATACAATTTCACTTGAGCGAAAAAAAGAAGTCACCAGATTCAGCAAAAACTATACAgatttgaaacaagtcatttgaGATGTTAACTGCATAGAGTCCAGACTCCAAAATTCCAAGTTTCTAACACCCATTGCCAACCAAAAATTAAAGTCCCATCAAATATCACCAAagacaaaaaataaatcaaattaagGTACAAAGTTATTGAGAACTATAAATAACCACAATGCCA
Protein-coding sequences here:
- the LOC113704403 gene encoding mitochondrial outer membrane import complex protein METAXIN-like isoform X3, with translation MEEVKNGEKLTLVTRKPCFGLPTACPTCLPVYIYLRFAQLPFDVEYNLIYPDSDQIPYVEFGSHVVYNNEKGGVIQSLKDEQTVDLDSDVSGIPEWVSTKAMVESWLAEAVMYELWVGSDGSSAQKIYYSDLPWPIGKCLYFKQIHMVKQLLGITKGNAERREEEIYRRAATAYNALSTRLGEQSFFFENRPTSLDAIFLGHALFTLHALPETSVLRSKLLDHANLVRYAENLKAEFVDADSSSSSVSPSRSDPSSSMPKRGPSNWSKS
- the LOC113704403 gene encoding mitochondrial outer membrane import complex protein METAXIN-like isoform X2 yields the protein MEEVKNGEKLTLVTRKPCFGLPTACPTCLPVYIYLRFAQLPFDVEYNLIYPDSDQIPYVEFGSHVVYNNEKGGVIQSLKDEQTVDLDSDVSGIPEWVSTKAMVESWLAEAVMYELWVGSDGSSAQKIYYSDLPWPIGKCLYFKQIHMVKQLLGITKGNAERREEEETSVLRSKLLDHANLVRYAENLKAEFVDADSSSSSVSPSRSDPSSSMPKRGPSNWKSNPKSKPKREKTEEEKKFKRRAKYFLVTQLVAVLVFISLLGGSNDAEVEFEDGDDGLDYE
- the LOC113704403 gene encoding mitochondrial outer membrane import complex protein METAXIN-like isoform X1 codes for the protein MEEVKNGEKLTLVTRKPCFGLPTACPTCLPVYIYLRFAQLPFDVEYNLIYPDSDQIPYVEFGSHVVYNNEKGGVIQSLKDEQTVDLDSDVSGIPEWVSTKAMVESWLAEAVMYELWVGSDGSSAQKIYYSDLPWPIGKCLYFKQIHMVKQLLGITKGNAERREEEIYRRAATAYNALSTRLGEQSFFFENRPTSLDAIFLGHALFTLHALPETSVLRSKLLDHANLVRYAENLKAEFVDADSSSSSVSPSRSDPSSSMPKRGPSNWKSNPKSKPKREKTEEEKKFKRRAKYFLVTQLVAVLVFISLLGGSNDAEVEFEDGDDGLDYE